The nucleotide sequence TTGGACCTTGAGCAAGTGCAATATGTGGTGGAATGATGGCAAAATAAGGCATGTGACCTCTTGGGTGCTAATGCTGAGCTTGCACTATGTTTGAGCTCAGTGTTGCTTATGTCAATAGATATATATAGGATCATACTGTTCCACTTTTTTTAGTTCTTCGGTTAATATATATCTAACTACTTTTTTTAGCCCGCCTCTGctccaagaagctcattgcaCCATGCAGAATTTCTCCTTCCCCTCAACAACACTTCAAGGCAGGCCAAATTCAGCAGTGGCAACATAAAAGGTCTGCCAGTGAGCTTTGAGGTGgagtagggcagtgtttttcaaccttttttgggcaaaggcacacttgtttcatgaaaaaaatcacgaggcacaccaccattagaaaatgttaaaaaatttaactctgtgcctatattgactatatataaagtaattctcttgaataggaatcaaataaacacaaagaaagtatgttataattactttattatgaaataatagtaagtaaacagaaatatgaaaaattataaaatactttattcagtgcgcaaccagggcctgtttggctgaacacaaagctgatattctggctggaatcgaAGAAAGACACACACGTAGCTCTTCGTCAAcagctctcagtctctctctgtatTTAGTTTTTATAGCAATCATGCTTGAAAAGCTCATCTCACACAGATATGTAGTTATCTTCAAACACTTTCATTCAGACCCAGTTCAGTTTCCTGCTATCATTTTCAAGCGACAAATAGTTCCTTGCAACCCCAAAGCTTACCCACTTTCTGCCATATCCGCTGGTCCACTGAGGCTGTAGTCCTATGCCCtgtttcctgggaataagccccactgaaaacagtGAGGTTTACATCGCAAAATAGACCATCTGGCCAGTTCTGGGTCCTATCAGTCATTTTCAAATCCAAACCCAACCTCATTGTGAGGAAGTAAAATATGAGGGAAATGGAAGGTAACCACAAACATGTAGGGCTGAGAGGAGGACTTGTTACTCTGCAGATGGGCACATGCCTCTGGTGTATCTCTCCATCACCACCTCACAGAAATAATATGTGCTTCGAAGTTTCCCCTCAGTTCAATATTCTGTCTGTTCTGGGCAAGGAGAATGTTTTTGAAACTATGCATTCCCCTCAATATTTAACAATAGGCAATTATCACATCTAAAAGAACAACCACGTTTTAAAGACTTCAAACTCTGAAGGATAAATAAGTTACAGGTCCTTCTACCTCAAGTGCCCTCTCTTATGGTGCAGAGTCTAGGtctggaaagttgggggggggggtccatgtggCATGAAAAGTCCAGCACTCTGCAGACTTCAGACCACAACTGGGTTAGTggcacacaaaaatacaaaaaattaaGCAGACTCACTGCCAAGGGCAGACCGGCCCTCTCCGAGGATAGGGCACCTGCCCAGAGGTCAGCTCAAGCAGGCGAGAGGCCCCTTCAGACGTTTCCGCCAACAGGCTTGCACCCCGAGACAAGGGGTGTCATGTGACGATGGGGTCAACTTCGGGAGGTAGATTCCGAGCAGTTACTTTACGTAATGCAAAAGAGCCCTTTCGGATTCGCCGACACAGAGTTGCCTCTCCCACGCCCCGTCCTGGCACGCCGGATCGCCCCCCTCATgtacccccacccagccacccataaATGGCAGGCAGAAAAGGCAGTCGCGCCCCCACCCGCAGGCACCGACCCCCGGCAGCTGCGAGGGCCTGATCGCGCTCAGAAGGCGCCTGGGCTTCCGAGAGCGCCGCTTTCCTCGTGGGTCCCGTCGAGCCGGAGAAAGCAGCGCCGCAGCCCGAGCGGATCAGGCGCTGCCGCGCGGCTCACCTTTCATCGCGGCGATCACCAAGCACAGCAtttggcggcagcggctgcgctcTCGGGGCTCGCCGTGCGCCTCCTGCACGCTCGCGGGGCAGCGTCCGCCTCTTCAGCAGGCGCCTGCCAGCAGTCCCGACCAGCCCTCTCTGCTTCAGCagcaatttttcccacggcacaccaggcaacatctcgcggcacactagtgtgccgcggaacagtggttgaaaaacactggagtaggGATTCGACTTTTGCCCCTCCAAGTCCCGCTAGGTGTGTGCCCTCACTCTTGCCAGCTTCTTCCCTGCAGGTTTCAGCCATGTGGCTCTACCTGGCTGCCCTGCTGTATATCCAATTATTAAGGTAGGTGGGAACCTGGAATAATAAGAGTAAAATTTTCTCCTTACACAGGGCTCTGGGGCTTGGTGAACAATGCAGGAATAGGTGTTGCATCAGCTCCCAGTGAATGGCTGACCAAAGATGGCTTTGCAAAGGTGATCGATGTCAACTTTCTTGGGATGATTGACATGACGCTACACATGCTGCCCCTGGTGAGAAGAGCCAGAGGGAGGGTGGTCAACATCTCCAGTATGATGGGACGACTGGCATGCTTTGCAGCACCCTATACCGCATCCAAGTATGGTGTGGAAGCCTTCTCTgacatcctgaggtaaaattgaTAGTTCTGTatcttcctctttttccttgctTTAGTGGGATGTCTGCTTCTCCAGCTAAGTTTCAAGCAGAGGACTGCCATGAATCAGCAGGTGTTTGCACACCTAAGTCAGCTCTTTTTCTCGAGGAAACAATTTAATGTACCAGTAAGAGTTGTCAGCACCAGCCTCCTGGTGGCTGCCTCTGAATATACCTGATGCCGTGTCATAGACAATGCCCTGGTGCCTGCAAGACAGAAGACAAGAAGGTGCCTTTCaccacaactctctctctccctcctcctcctgctcctcctcctccctcttcctctgcttgttcttcttcttctgcatgatTATTCTGGTTCAGAACGAAGACGTATTTCTTGATTTTTCCTTCTCAATTCAGGCGAGAGATGCATCCTTTCGGGGTCCGAGTCAGCATTATTGAACCTGGTAGTTTCAAAACACCCATTCAGTCAAACACGGTAGAGGGTTACAATAATGCATGGAGCCTGGCCCCTTCTGACATCAAGGAAGCCTATGGGCGGCACTACTATGAGCGCTGTGAGTAGAGATGGGCGGGGGGAATAATTGAGTTGTAATGCAAAGcttcctaattcacacttcaTGAAATAATACAcacactgaaacacagctatccttcagaatCCGCAGTCCTCTAAATTCACTGGTGCAGTTCTCAAAACCTAATAATGGGGAGTGAAGATAATATATAAAATGCACCGTGTTAGGGGAAATTACTAGTAAAAATGTATATAGCattgtattttattgaaaatCACATACAATAATAGCAGGAGAAACTAGCACTAAAATCCTTTACCGCAGCTTCAAAAGATATACCTATATGAaatcttcttttgttcttttataCCTTCTTGTCTTTAAGGTTTCTTCAGTCTATGCAGAGTCAGATACCATTGAAATATAGCactgaaaaaaaatcttttagATTTGCACTTATTAATACAGTTTATGAGACTGTTAAGATGAATTTCAGCAAATCCAGCTCCCATGTTCTCTTATAGGATGTATAGGTTCACTTTTCAACTCACGAGTATTGAGTATAGTTTTGCAACTGCCTTTCTTTTATGAGTTTTTAACAAATCCATGGGGATAAAACTGGGGTTAATTTTGGTATATAATTGTGCTTTCTTTTAATATAGGGGGAAGAATGTGTAGTGTTGTGTTTTGAGGCAACATAGCAATGAACTTATGTATGTGCATCATGGAAGGTTGTAAATACATACAGGGTTGCACAAATAGCAGAATAAGAGAGGCAACAAACACAaaaggcggtgtgtgtgtgtgttatgcaatgGGCATTTTTTCTGATAACCACATGCCAAAGTATCTTATTGGCATGCCTTTCCATTGTATTCCAGTGTTTCTTAGATATTCCTTGAATTTCTTGAAATTCATTTGcagtctgtgcatgtgtgtgttggaaACTGAAAGGACAGGAGGTCCTAAGGCCAAAATGCTAGGCCAGGTGTCACAGAAAGCTCAGAGGACACGCAATCGAACAAGCTAAAGGATACCCttactgcctttctctctctctctcagacaagCGCAGAACGATAACAGGAAGCTTCTAACTTTTATCTTGAAGGGTAAAAAAAGAGGGcagccagagctgctgccaggccgAGCCAGGGAAAGAGGTGCGGGGGGGAGCCACCATGCCCATGTGCAACTTTCTCCAGCTCGAGCTGGCAGCTGCCGCGGCATGCAATCATTGCAAGAAAGGAGCaggcctctgaacatgtgcatgGAGCCTTTTTGAAATCGCAATGGAGAGGAAGGTCAGAAGTGGGCTGCAGGAAATTAGTGAACACTTTCACGATTGGACGAGTGGCTCCTTGAATGCCTGTTATCTTTTCAGAACCAAAGCCTTTCCAGCTTTAGAAAAACATAGAAACCGCACACACTTTCCATGGAGGAGAGGCCTATTAGTCATGACATGTAACTGAGCCTCCATATACAGGAGCAGCATTCCTTGGAATTCCAGGCGCTGGGGGAGAAGCATCCAGCAGGCTGGATTCTGGACTAGAATCCTGAACAGAATCCTGGACTAGAAGCACCTTGCTCTGATTCagccatttaaaaaatacataaatctaCATTGAGCTAAGCCATTCTTTCCACCTTCCTTCTTCAACCCCCTCCCCTCTAAAATCTTAtcccaattacaggtgggtagccgtgttggtctgccatagtcagaacaaaatcgaaaattctttctagtagcaccttagagaccaactgagtttgttcctggtatgagctttcgtgtgcatgcacacttcttcagatacatctcctttctaaccaaatgcaaaaacctggacatcctacccaagggtcttagaattaagaaccccctgcaatcaacttatcccactgaacattccaagaaactgtgccacactctctccaagaagctgctcaaacatctgatcagcgttctgtactccaaacaaaaaggtatctgaagaagtgtgcatgcacacgaaagctcataccaggaacaaactcagttggtctctaaggtgctactagaaagaatctTATCCCAAGACACTCTCCCCTCTAGGCTTTCAGCTTCATAAGCACACTACTATCATAATGCATAGACACCCAGGGGTGGAAGAGGGGGGGTCTTGTGGATGTGGTACGCCctaggtgtcaccactgaggggggtgacaaaatgccgggaggcactcaccgcagggcctgcagcgcccCAGATTGACACTGGCTTCTGCGCCAGCAGGCTCCACTCTGCCCCTAATgttagggcagctgagtgggaggaagcaggcagattCCAGAGACCCCCTATAAGCGGTTCGGGCCCGCCTCTGTGGGCggcttgccctgcccctgggagtgctgccccaggcgcccgagcggcttcctccaccgtTGCAGACACCCACACCAAAACAGTGTCCGCTACCCGCTTGATCCTGGGAGGCAACTCTAAGAAAGGAGACCAGTTTATGCTTTCTTAAATAATGCAGAGGGGAAGAGGAGCCCGAGACCAGTCCCgcatttacgtataagctaaacaagctatagctcaggtTCCCACACTCTTTGgcgcccccaaaaaatttaaagggaaaaaaaacctggatgtacatttccaaaatataagataaaaaacaaataaaacaaaatacttattttgttatcttcaaatggcttcagatacctatcAGGTCCAAAAATGACCATTCaatacaaaaaacagtgacaatttgttgttgacaaaggacagctagacatataaaggggcccattaaattcagtagcttacggcctcatcaaacctaaatccggccctgcccgaGACAGAGACAGAGTCTGGGTCGCCCATGCCTGAACCCGGAGTATGTCAACCCTCACCTAGATACAACCCTcgaggccccccccccctgcttgaaATACAGATTGACACTGTCTAATCCCCTGTTGAAAAAGGTTCCGTCTTAAAGCAAAGAAAATGTTCCTGATGCCCTTCCTTAGATTTGGACCACCTAGGCAGAGAAATCCAGAAGCTAACATATCCCTTCAGAACCCAAAATATCTCCTGCGCAGgtatagggcagcatacaaatcaaataaataaatgcagaaataaatacatCCATATCTTTGCATCACtaacttttcttttgtttcctatATCCCACACACAGGTCTGAAAGTATTAAAATTCTGCCACTTCACCGGCAGCAGCAACTTTCAACAGGTCACAGACTCTCTGGAACATGCCCTGACGTCTTGCTCCCCTCGCATCCGCTACTGTCCAGGATGGGATGCAAAACTCGTTTACGTTCCTCTCTCTTACTTGCCAGCCTCCATTCTTGACTTCCTGATGAGATGCATTTGGCCCAAACCAGCACAAGCCGTGTAGCAGATTCTAAATAAACATGTCAGTTCTCCAAATGAACCAAGGAAGTCTGTTGTTTCTCTTTTCTGAAGTTCTAAACCAGTGATTCTGACACTTTTCTTCCCACGGACCACTTGAGAATTGCTGAAGGTCTTGCTGGACCACTCCatcattttgtttccccccccctcaaatctttttaaatcattttataaaacatacaaaatacaatataaacaCTAATACAGCATACAAAATACCAATATTCGACACAAAAAGCGTGAAAATCAAACAACACTACCACAAAaactaaaaattaaataaaaaagaaattaatttttGTATATTCCATCTTCTATTAACATTGTATGGTGAACCTGAACCATATTCCTCATTACCCAACAACCCacaccttaaacacacacacccccactccACACTAAGGAAAAACAACTCCTCCAACTTTCATAACACAACCTACAATCATGCTAAAATCTGATACCTAACCAACACATTGGTGGCACCAGAGCGAACCAATACACCCCCACACTAACACACCAAAGATATTGCTACTTACACTGGCAACATTGCTTCTGAACCTTCTATATGACATTGGCATCATAAAGACGCTTCACGCTGTCTCGCTGGACACCCCCTATCGCAAACGACAAGGGGAATGGCCTGTCCCTGAACACAGCCTTCCAAACCAGCTGAGACCCAGGACCAACCCGCCAATCGCCAAAAGGTCCAAAACACCCCAAACAAGCACCTATATGAATACATATAGGGATCCCTTTACAACCTACCCCCTACTCTCTAACCCAAATCTAACTCCAACCCCACTAGCCCCCTACCCACCACACACTAGGTCAGCGCAACTCCATAGGTCCGCTAAACAACACAAAGTGAGAGACACGGGACAACCCGGACGGGTTGCCAAGGAATCGCCCTACACGATAGGAAAACAAGAGggctaacttaaaagcaattacactaaacgtgagggggttgggaaaccccatcaaaaaaaatgcatcacctcatacataaacaacatgaaaccacacatcaccttcctacaagaaatacacaacccaCCCAAAGGAAGCAAACTCCTGAGTGACCTCCACTTCAGCCAACAATGGGTGACAAACGGCTCAGGCAAAGTCCGTGGGGTAGCTGTGGTACTTAGCAGAGACCTAAACTTCAAAGCCACAGCAATCCTAAAGGATAAAAAAGGCAGATTCATCTTTGTTAAAGGGACACTAGGTGGCAAAATTAAACTGACAATTGGCTCTATATACGCCCCAAACCTGAAACAACTAGAATTCTTCCAGAAAACACTAAACaagttcctctccttctctgaaggggaagcaatcctagGAGGCGACCTCAACCTAAATATGAAGGGCATATCcctaaaaaaacacccaccctaCAACCTCACGGACAAccttcctcaaaaaaaacccccaacaaatgGGGACTCTCACAAGCtgctaaaaaatattaaaaaacaggGGACTTTATGACATCTGGAGTGAGCAAAACCCAAGAGATACTAGCCATACATTCCAATCTGGATGCCACGGCACAATATCCAGACTGGACAGCATCCTGCTCACACAGGGTCTGATCCCTTTAGTGGAATCAACAAACATaggcaacatcaaaatcacagATCATGCCCCAGTAGAAGTCACTATTAAAATAGGAGAAGGAACACAAACTACAccatcatggtccttcagtcccaccctaactacaaacaaacaaattagagagagcctcacaaaaactctccaaaactacttcaaggaaaacgatgtagacaaaataaaaaaaaaacccttcttatGGGACGCAATGAAAGTGGTtaccagaggagcttgcataaaagagaaagcactccttaaaaaacaaacctcctctAAAATTAACAATCTAGAACAAGACATCACCACTCTTTCAGCAcactacaaacaaacaggatctaaaaaactccttcaacttatagaacaaaaaagttgagaaatagactccctagaaatcaacaaaacaatgatcaacattTTATACTCAAAACAGCGCTTCTATGAATATGGAGGGgaaaactccagactattagcaaatagatgtaggaaaGAAACACTCAAAGCAAAAATACACTGCATCGCCAAAAAGATGGCAAcacaacatttccccccaaagaaataactgcagaatttgcagaattctactccAACCTATACGCCTCCCGTAACCCATCTGAGAAGGAAATCAGATAATTCCTAACAGAGATGAACATACCTACTCTAACTAACAAGGAACAAGAATTCACGGACAGCCCCATCAgcccagaggaaatagacacaatcctcaaaaacttaaaaccacacaaagccccaggccaAGATGGCTTCAtagcagaattctataagaaattcaaagaacccctgatgccctactTGACACGCctgtttaatgacatcatgaaaggagggcccatcccccaaacctggaccctctccaaaatagcCTCAATCCCAAAACCATTGAAGGACATCCTCAAAGTAGAATCATACCACCCGATCTCATTAATAcaccaagactacaaaatattcacaccaatcttggccaaccgcctgaaaaaattcttatccaagttaatagccccagaccagactggctttgtccctggtcgcaatattacagaccccatcaggaaactactgaacctaatcaaacacagcaaggcaactaaactcccattgacaattatgtccctagacatcctcaaagcttttgactgcctagaatggaaatacctatcagcagtactaactaacatgaaatttggccccaacttcctacaaaccatcaaacaaatatactcccaagcctcagcaaaatgcagaattaataatatggactcaaatagcataacaatccaaagaggcacaaaacaagggtgcccactgtctcccttcctatttatcctggcgctggaacccctagcaatccgaatccgagcagccacagacatcaagg is from Lacerta agilis isolate rLacAgi1 chromosome 2, rLacAgi1.pri, whole genome shotgun sequence and encodes:
- the LOC117040572 gene encoding 17-beta-hydroxysteroid dehydrogenase type 6-like, with product MWLYLAALLGLYFLRRWYQERQTVENLTEKYVFITGCDSGFGNLLARQLDARGLRVLAACLTQKGAEQLDKVTSERLKTTILDVTSTESVAAAAEWVKEQSGSKGLWGLVNNAGIGVASAPSEWLTKDGFAKVIDVNFLGMIDMTLHMLPLVRRARGRVVNISSMMGRLACFAAPYTASKYGVEAFSDILRREMHPFGVRVSIIEPGSFKTPIQSNTVEGYNNAWSLAPSDIKEAYGRHYYERCLKVLKFCHFTGSSNFQQVTDSLEHALTSCSPRIRYCPGWDAKLVYVPLSYLPASILDFLMRCIWPKPAQAV